The genomic interval GTGCAGACAAGGCTTCCTCAAGTAGACACTTTACATAAAGACACGCGCTCAACAGGAGACGGTTAGACTACATCACGCGACAGCGACTGGAAAATCAGACACCCTGGTCGGCATGCGGGAAACATTCGAGTCACTCGAAACATCCTCCGGATTCCTGTTGCTCAGAGGCGGGCACGCGACGCTTCCTGCTAGgcgccggagccgcgcgtccgccccATGCATGAACCGGAAGATATGCTTCTTCAGCCGTtggcgcgcacacgcacaaCCCCACACAGGCGCGTTGGGTCGTTCGTCTCCCTCGAAACGAAGccccgcgcacgcgcacgccACAGATGGCGAAAGTCCTTATCCTGACCACTGAGGCCCGTGGCTGCGGCTAGGCTCCCTCTAAAGAGGGTGGCcccgcggcagagagagctCGGCTCCATCTCTTCCTAAAGCCTTCGTGAGCCTGTGAGGCAGCGGTGCGCGACTGCAAGCAATCGGGAGAGTCAACCCTCAGCTGTCTCGCCCCTCGAGAGCCGCGCTGCGACAAGACGAAGCGTCGCGCAACTCACTTTCCTCTGTCAGTCGTCGCTAGGCTCAGGGAGCCGTGACCAGCTCACGGACGTTGTGAAGAATCACCTGCCTCACGCAGGTCTCGGCGGGGCTCTCTCCATGCAGATGGTCCACGCCCTGCAACACCGGTAGGGCGCCTTTTACGACCACCGCTCTGCCGCGACGGATTCACTGAGGTAAACACCTCGCGCTCCCGCGGTTCCATCCCCCATGCGGGGTGTAGCTGCTTCCAACGCGGGCGTagtggctgctgcgctgcagacgtctggctctcccgcctctgcggtTTGAGCGGAAGAGCTTAAACAGTGTtggtgccgcggcggcgagctaCCTTGACCTGCTTGCAGGCCGCGCGTGCTGTCCCCATCTTGCAAATCGTATGCGACTTGCCAGGTGCCCTCCAATTTTTGACTAAAAAAACAGGGCTCCGCAGAGCGCTGCGTCCATGAGGCTCCATACTCCCCTGGGCTCCACAAGACCTCTCACACGTCTGTGCTCCTTCGACGGCCAAATCAGAGTCGCCCTGCGCATGTGCCTCGGGTCCCGTTACTTCTTCATGGCCCTTCGCGCCGATTCGCTTACACGCATCAATCACTATTCTATAAATCGACGCCGCAATCGCGACTTAGCTCCTGACTCCGTCACGACGTCCTCGCAAGCGTCCTTCCACTCTTTTTCCTGTATCAATGTCTCTTACTCCCCCGAATCCTCTACATACCCAGTCCCTCCCCAACCCCTCCGCCCTCTGTCCCCTTCGGACGTGATACGATTCAAATTTCATGTACGGATAGGTGTAAGGTGTACGCGGGTTGGGCACGGCAAATCAGGATTTGTCTAGCTCTCCCGGCGGTTCGGGCGCGACTTCGGAGATCGGGATAGGCCTGCCGCCTTGGAGGTCGCTCACGACCTGGACGGCATCTCCGCCATCGCCCTTGACTGCCTCTGGCGCGTTTTCTCCCTTTTGGAGTTCGTCAAGCTCGCGAgcgtcctgctgctgcgcataGTCAAGGGCTTGACGCGAGTAAAAAGCTTGGAGccagcgtcttcttcgcctcgctcgcatCATTTCTCGGCGTTGTTCAAAGCGTTTCGCGGAGTCGACGGCAGCAGACcgagcgcgcatgcgctcgaTAATCGAGTCTGCGTACTGCATGATCCCGAAGCTACCGACGAACAACGGGAAGTTCTTCAGGTcgaaagcgagagagagcatGACGGCCATCAACATGAGACCCATCCCTCGGagtggaggaagcggagTGTGAGGCACAGACATGGTATCGGGCTCTTCTTCCCAAAGCAAAATCGTCTTCGGAGATGGCGGGGCTGGGGGTGCAGCGGTGGTggtcgtcgctgtctcctcttcatcAGGAATCTCCTTCTGGTCGGCTTCCTCTTGCGagttttctgcgtcttctttctcctcggcTGCATCGCCGccccctgtctcctcctgcTTGCGCCTCCGTAGAATGAAGCCCAGGAGGCCGCTCAGCACCCGCGCGTCAGCACAAGTCATAAAACCGTGGCAAGCACCTGGGTCGTGCGCCGCAACAAACGCAAAAACGGCTACCCAGAACGCGGCGAAACGCGTGACCGCCATCTTTTTCACCCACCGACGGCCCCTGGCGCGGactcgagagagacaggacagcctcacgcaggcgcgcggcttgCAAACAGCCCTAGTTCAATTGATCCCGACGCGCTTCAGAAGTTACTTGGAATCTCTATCACGCTGAAGAAAACTACGCCTCCTCAACCTCAATCTCACCTCTTGCAGACCGTCGCAGTCAACTTATGAAAAATCACACCATCGACAGACCAAAGACAGactccgcgcagcagcatgcCGTCAAAGCGCAGAGAAAATGGAATCAAGCCTTCTCAACACGATACAACCGGCTCACAAAACTACCAAGATGCAGGGAAACGTCAAACGCctccgtctccctcgccgctgcagacgagacGACAATGCGACGTGAAAGGCTACTACGAGCGGCaagcgtcgcggcgcaggagtTGCCCTTTACACGGTTAAAGCCGCGTTTTCCAAGAACCAAACCAAAACTCTTGAGAAAGTGACTCGCAGTAGACTGGAAATGTTCAGAAAAGGACCAGTGGTCATccccgctccgccgcgcgccatgCGCCTCTGTGCACCACTGCCAGCCTCTTGCACAGAAAGATGCTCTTTGCGCCTGGCTTCTAAAAAGTCTGGCGTCTCACCAAGAGTACGCACTTAGCTAAGGGCGGGGTCTTCTGAAATctataatacagggttgaaccgtgggttagtttcaatgcccaaggcgATTGGATGTGGGAGCGGGGTTCGGGCGGGGGGGTTGGCGCGGAAGATGGAATCTCAGCAGACGCAAACGAAGGCAGACTTGCTCATCCGCGAGCACACACAACCCGAGCTGCGAGCTGGGCGCCGATCTGCTCGTTGCCAGACTCGCCGAGAGACAGGTGCGCAGGTCGGTGCCGCAGCAGGCTTTACCCCCTGCGACGCTCGCGGCTCTACAAGACTAAGGCGACCGCAGCTGGTGTGTGCCGCGGCGTTagctgcggcgtgcgccaACTTTGCGACAGTGCTGGGGCGCCGAAGCGACAGAAAGACTGGAGTTTCGAAGGGGCGGCGAAAGAGGAAACAAACAGAGGCACCTCTTCTtgcagacagcgaggcgtAGCCGCTTCACACGTTTCCTGCAGGCGATTCTCCGTTTGCAGTTCGCCCTCGCAAGCGCTTGCGCGTGGATGATCTCCAGCGAATCGAAGACACACGCAATGCGAACAGAACGCCTCGACAGCTTTTCGCGCTTTCTCAAACGTGCCATTCAGAAACCCGAGAAGCGAGGCAAGGCGCCTGGcattcctcttctgcgctgtCGCGTGGCGACGACTCCTTTCtagtctttctctctcttgccgtctcctccgtctcctccctGACTCTCGCTGTCTCAATGCTTCCTTTCGTTCATCGCACAAGTCACGCGCCGCTTGTCCTTTTTCCTCTCCAGTTGTCGTTTGcttgtctctcctcgcttgcTAGGGCGTTTTTCCTCTCCACGAGGCCGCGTGGCTTCGTTCGTCGTctgctctcgcgcctctgacCCGCCTTCCCTGCCCGCCTTGTATTCGCTCCGCATCCTGCTTCTCGCGTCGtcctgcgtcctcgctctcttctcgcttctctttGCAGCTCTCGCAGCGTATCCGCCGATCtgctcgcgtgcgcgtgggTTTTTTCGTTTGTCTCCTCTTGACCTGTCTTATTCTTGCGCATCGCCGCGAAGAACCTGCAACTTATTCCGCGCTGGTCCTGTGCGACGGCACAGGAccagcgcgtctccctcgccgtgGCGTGCAGTCTCAgtcgtcttctcgcttgcctcgcttctcttcaccttctcctcgccctctgcatCGACCTCCTCTTTCGTTCTGTCTTCCTGCTCAGTTcactgtctctcttcgctgggCTATTCGTCGCACCGGCGCTGCGTTCTGCGCAGGCCTCAGCCTCCCGTTCCTCGGCATCGTCTGCCGACCTTTCcgcccttctgcgtctccgccgtgtTACGTCTGCCGCCCTCCTTTTCTTTCGCGCGTGCCGGTGGCGGCGTTTCTGGCTCCCCGGCCTCCGTAGCCTCCGTCTGCccccgcggcttcttcgcctcctgtctgtctctcttctgtaGCCCAGTTGGCGTCTCGgtgcgaaggccgcgccggtgGAGGCCGCTCAAGAtgctgccgcccgcggcccGCGGCCAGGGGGGCTGGGGATCGCCGGTGAcgggctcgcccgcgcgctggTCGGTGGCGACGAGTGCGGTGTGTTTGCTCAATCtgcttttctgtctctccctcgtctgcctctaCCTGATGCTGGAAGAGGAAGAtgtcttcttttctgcgCCCTCGATGACCAGGAGGAACTCCGCCTCATGGCTGCCGCTGAAGGTCCTTCCggccgtcctcttcgtctccaaTCCCCTgtcgcttccgcgcgccaccggcgtccgccgcggcttaGCAGAAGAGCCAGGAGGCGCGCTAGCGTTGGAAGAAGACGTCGGGCTTGACTTGGGTGAGGGCGAGCAGGCTTTGAcctctccgcaggcgctgccgtctccctcgcctccgccgcgcgggggcgacgcggacgggAGGGAGGgtgcgacgcctccgcgcgacggcgcagaagatgcgcgcgccgcggcggcggcggcgcgtcaaGCATCCGCAGACCCCGAAAGCAGCGAGTCTTCGGCAGAGGGAGAAACGGTCGCTGCGGCTCAAGAGGTTGAGATCCCGGCAGGAAGTGtccctgcgccggcgtcgtccgagggcgccgcgacggagaagtcgagcaggacgcgcggcggcgcgagtcaGGGGCCCGCGGGTGAGGTGAGTGAGAGACGCGCGGGTgggcagcaggccgcgcgagcttcGGCCGGACCTCTCTACTGGTTTTTTCAAAAAGCGGAGGACCTTCCCCTCGTCAGCGCGGTCAACAGACGCCTCAAAGACCTGAGAGCGCACCAAGCAGacctgcgcacgcgcgagcgagagagccaCGCCACGCGGAGGTCTAAagtcgacgacgcgcgaagaagaggtgCGCAGCGGGAGATGGAGCCTGAAGCCTTTTTGGCGGACGGGGACGGGCAAAGTGGAGCAGGGCTAAGCGAGGAGTCTGGCGACAACAGCGTCggtccgccttcttcttcgctggaggcgcggctctcAGCTGAGCTCAACGCAGCGCGCCTGCTGGATTTCTCGCTTAGCCACGTCACGCTAGCCAGTCTCCTCCAGCCGCAGAcaagcagacggcgagggcctctggcggcgccgtcccggctcgcggagacgctggggactgtctccgcgggctcTGGAGCCCAACGCGCCCGACACGGCGGGACGCGCACGGAGGGGCCGGAGGCcatcgccgacggcgcggtaggcgacgccgcaggcgctcaagcagccgcgccggacgaagaaggggaggaagaagcacagcagagagaggaagaagaggttCTCCTCAGTGAAGTAGCCCGTTATCTGTACGTAGCGAATCCGTCGGCCTTTCCGCCACCGTGCACAGAGGAGGGACGCGTTTCTCGCCATTCGGGAGTACagagcagcgagaaggaagacgcgatctcttccggcgtctcgccgtcttccaCGCCGTCTGCTCGAGTCTGCTTtgacgccgcgtcgctgtttacggcgtcgctggcgcggcggctgttaATACCTTCCAGGGCATTGCGGTCTTCGGTCTCTGTGGATCACGTTTTGCAGAGTTTGGCGTTTTATCATTTATCGGAGATGCCTATCGTTTCGCCTCCGCATCTCCTCAGCCATCGCCTTTCactggcgcctgcctcgttcttgttccgcgcgccgcagggcgcggagcAAGGCGCGTCTCTTGTGGGGTACGGACACGCGACGGGCGGCGGTCAGGGTCGGTGTGCGGTGAACGGAGGGGCGTCATCGACGGCTGAAAATGCCTGTCGCGCGGGGAGTCaaggcgaggctgccgcgctcgGTGGAGATGCACCTTCGGGCTCTCCGTCCccttccggcggcggcggcgctggagaagagggcgacgcgacgtTGGCGGGAAACGACGTGTCTGTGCAGACCCTTGTTGACCGGACTTCCAACTACCTGTACGTCTTTGTGCTCTACGCCAAGGACCCCGTCtatccttcgcctcgctcggcgtTTTCGCCCTCTCCTGGCGAGCAGCTTCCTCTGCGGTACcgcacgcgcctcgtcgTGTATCGCCGCTCGCTGTCGGACTTGCTCCAGGCGTCGCTGTTGAGtcctgcgctgcgccgcggcctgtACGGACAGCTCGTCCGCATGTATCCCTACCGCCACCTTCCCGCGCTCGTCGGACCTGTCCTTCTCTCCGCACTCGTCGCGTCGTTCTCTGCACACGATCGAACTCACGCGGCGTCGGCAGCGTCTCCtgaggaggccgaggagggcgacgcgcccacGCAGGGCCGCAGCCGGGACGCCCGGCCTGTCTccgaagcgccggcgccatccggcgcggaggaggcggcggcctcgcccagTTTGATTCACGTGGAGATGCCGTCGCGGACGTCGGTTCGCTTCCATGCTTCAGCATCGAGGGGATCGGGGGCCTttcgcgcggacgcggagcgccAGGGTCCCGCAGGGTCCCGttcccctccctcctccttctctgcgccgcctcgtcgttcgccgcccgccgctgcgcccctGTCTGACTTGCCCCCTGCTGGGCTGTTTTCGGAAGCAACGACCACCGAGGCAGAAGCCCTGCGTGCGCTGGAAGGTTTTGAGCGCATCgccctctcggcggcgctcgccgcaggggcgGATGGGGGAGGCgtggagggcgaagacgacgcgcggctgcgccgaggGGGAAAAGCCGctacggcggcgcggctgctgtcccCCAGGGCGGTGCCTCTTCGCTTCGAggtggctgcagcggctgtcgAGAGACTGACGCAGCACTCCAAGTCTCACGCAGCAGAAGacctggcggccgccgcagaaagcGCGGCAGAAGAAAAGGCAGAGGACCCGATCGGAGGGGACGTCATGCGGGCGGAAGCTGCCTCACTGGAATCGGCTTCATCGGCGCCGTCGAGTGCGTCTCCTGCCGCTTCTTCGGGggcgggctcgccgtcggcgcaagctgcggcctcctcgcccgcgtctgcggcgttgCGTGCGCGGTTGTCCGCGCACTTAttttcgtcgccgcggtctgtggcgagtctcgcgcgcagccgacaAGAGCTGGAGGACGCGGTGGAGGTGTTGCTGTCGCCGACCAAGGCCTTGTCGCTGCTTGCGGTTGTGCGCGTCCCGCTCACGCTCTCGCAGATCACGGCCGAGCTCGTTGCCGCTTACGTTGGGTCGCTGGTGTTGTCTGTCCTGGAGGGCACTCGGTGCGCGACGTCGCTGTGGAAGCTGCTGGAGGCATGTCTACAGGACCAGCGGGCGTTGTACCGCTCTCTCCATAGCCCCTCCTTTTCCAAGCACCCCTGGGTCAACGTCTTGCCGCTCTACGACGCCCTGCACAGCCACTACGGCGCACTGCCCGatgcggcgagggcggcggaggcagcggaagatgcggaggcagcggacgtgaggggaggcgccgacgaggccgcggagaggagacaggcccgcgagggaaggagggcggcgctgaCTCCCTGGGCGGTGGTGCGGCTCGGCTTTTCCATGGCGCTGGACACGGTGCGCACGCTGtggcggcagcagacgctTCTCCTCTGGCAGGCGGTCTGCGCACTCatggcgccttcgcaggcgctcgcagaggaggccgaggacgccgaggcggcgtcttcgcccctACAGGCCCCCTCGTCGCGGAGCCAgggctccggcgcctccgcgcgaccgcctcgaacgtcgccgcgcacgtcgcggccgtcgagttcggcggcgctggagctcTCACCAGAGCACGTTCTGGTGgtgacggcggagacgggcgcgcgcgctgccgcctctgccgcggcggcggcggcccgcgcgcgggtcTCGCCCTCCCGGGGCGGAAAGCGAAGGCCGCTAGCCGGGCGACAGGACCAGTCTGCTCCacagccgctggcgccttTGCGAgtgtcgcggcgtctctcgcagATCAGCGAAGTACtcagcgcgcggcaggccgccgaggacgaCCCTCCGCCCtggcgcgtcttccgcgaggcgccggaggctccGTCTCCATTCGGAGAAGGGCTCGggagcgcgcccgcggacgaggccggagagaagggcgagccgggcggcgacgaggagacagaccTGGCGAATCGCGTgacgcgcagaagacaaggcagaggcggcgacgaggcgagagcgagcgcgaggcggagaagcctCGTTGACGCCTCACACGGACCTCTGACGGATGGGGGCGACCACGCGAACGCGTGGGAGGAACTTGTTTGCCTCGTGTCCAGCGGCTTGCGCAGGTGCAACCCGGTGGCGTGGCTGCTCGACAAattcgctgcagaggagacggaggcggaccgcggcggggaggaagaagaggacagcgaggaagagcgcGGCATGCGCAGCGAAGGGCGCGGCCCCGatgcggtcgccgcggatGAAGACATCCGCGGGGGACCGAGTGGACGCCACGGAGACTCGAAgcagcctctctctgctgagACGCGCTtggcggaaggagacagggaaGCGAACGAACAGAATGCGGACACGCTGCAGGACGCTTCCAGCGGAAGCGTGGCAAGCGGGACAGGAGGGGACGCAGAAgcctcggctcgcgcggcagacTCCTCGGCAGATCCGGTCGCTCtgctcctctcgctgctctcTCCGTCAGGTcagacgccagcgcctgcggcggcggcagacgacaGTTTCTCCGCTGCAACCCCGACTTTCGTGTCTCCTTCAACgatcgcggcgtcgctgcgagGCTTCCAGCTCGTGCGCTCGTACGTTTTCGAAGGCGAAAGGGCGTGGCTCGCCGTGGATCAAGAGACGGTGTCTGCGGCTGTCGTGTACGGACAGCCGGACGGGCTGGACGTGCACTGGAAAGTGACCTTTTTTCCGCGGCTCGACCGCACCGCGACCCGCGTGCTCACACGACGGAGACGTCAACTATATCGCTCGCTTGTCCGCTCAGAAATGCAGGCAAGcaggagagaagcgagccGAGACGTCGTTGCGGGCGCAGTGGAGGACGGGCTGGAGGCCCGCACGGCACAAAAAACAGTCGCGCTCGGGGAGGAACGACCGCAGAGCAGGGCGGTAGACGACACGGAGAAGGATGAGGGCGGAGGTAAGGAGAAGGGCCGTTTCGAGCTTACAGCGAGCAGCGGAAAAGGATCTGAAGGCCTGccagcgtctgcgcgaggcgaagatgTGCTGGGTGTGCATACACCTGACCGCGCCACGGCGTTGAGCCTTCTTATCGGCCCCGAAATGCGAGACGAAGATGAGGAAAACgaaggaaaagaaggcgagacaACCGCGCCGAGCGTTGAAGAAGTCGTGGTTGAAGACGCTCCTTTCCTCCGGCACAGCAGCCAGGGAGTCTCTCCAGACCCGCGCGGGAAAGCCACCGCGCATGACAGCCCCTttgtcgtctccgcctctgtgGGGCGTGCGTCGTGTCTGTTTCCTTTTTCATCGGAGCTGGACAAGTCCGCTGCTCTGAACGACTTTGAATTTGCGACGTTCGCGTTCCGGGGCTCTGCAGCGGTGGAAACGGGATCTCTGAGCCCAGCGGGTCTCGCCTTCACACGCGCTGGAGACAAGTACCTCTTCCGTCACTCTGCATCTCTCGCGACCCTCCTCGCaagcctctcgccgccttcttcgtcctctcaggggcctgcggcgcccgcggcagccaccCCGGAGTTGGCTTCTTCCAactccgccgctgtcgcgccggagacagctgcgcagcATCTCGAGGAGTTCGTCGGGCCTCGCGTGCGGCAGAAGGAAAATCTGGGCGAGGTCGTTCTGCTGCAGCATCTGAACgcaagcgacagcgaggggcgcgcagcgtcgcgaGACACACCAGGTGCGACCTCGAGGGGAGGCAGTGACCCTCGGGACGTGACTGCCGAAGGGTGTGCGTCGGCATCATTCTGTCTGTCGTTTACCCTCTGCATGATCAACTTGACTATCTAGCGTTCACGCCTGTGGATAAAAATTCATAGGCAGATTTCTGCGTCGACCTCTCAGCTCGAGCCGGGCAAGACTTGCGCAGGACGTGCGCGTGAGACAAAGAACAGGAGACACGAGATTGGAGGCGGCGGTGAGGGTGGGGGGGGCAgcgtcggcgggcgcgccgtgCCCGCTGCAGAGTTCCTCACGCATCAACAGAGACACGGGTTGAGAGAtcgcggcttcgccccgGAAAGCGGTGCGACGGTCGCGTGCCGGCGTTGTTTGGAGCGCAGATCtgggctgcgaggcgagcggtGAGAGCCCATGGAAACGGCTGTTTGCTGCGTGAATCGAACCTTTTAGGTGACTTTATCGCGTGTTTTTTCAGCTCTGCCGAGGGTGCTGGCGATGGTGGCGCACTCAACAGACCGGGCGGTGCGGTACCGCGTCTTCCAACACTCGAGCGTCCTCGTCCCTGCCTCAAGCCCCTCGTGTCCGTCGCGCGCGAACCTCCTCCCGCAAGGCGCGCCTCAGGCCTGTCCCGAGCGACCGCTCGGGACAGGCCTGAGGCGCACAGGCGCTGCCGGAGGCCAGCAGATCGCCGCCCaagaggcgggcgaggaagagacATGCGTCGGCTGGAC from Besnoitia besnoiti strain Bb-Ger1 chromosome XI, whole genome shotgun sequence carries:
- a CDS encoding hypothetical protein (encoded by transcript BESB_019710), coding for MAVTRFAAFWVAVFAFVAAHDPGACHGFMTCADARVLSGLLGFILRRRKQEETGGGDAAEEKEDAENSQEEADQKEIPDEEETATTTTAAPPAPPSPKTILLWEEEPDTMSVPHTPLPPLRGMGLMLMAVMLSLAFDLKNFPLFVGSFGIMQYADSIIERMRARSAAVDSAKRFEQRREMMRARRRRRWLQAFYSRQALDYAQQQDARELDELQKGENAPEAVKGDGGDAVQVVSDLQGGRPIPISEVAPEPPGELDKS
- a CDS encoding hypothetical protein (encoded by transcript BESB_019720); this encodes MLPPAARGQGGWGSPVTGSPARWSVATSAVCLLNLLFCLSLVCLYLMLEEEDVFFSAPSMTRRNSASWLPLKVLPAVLFVSNPLSLPRATGVRRGLAEEPGGALALEEDVGLDLGEGEQALTSPQALPSPSPPPRGGDADGREGATPPRDGAEDARAAAAAARQASADPESSESSAEGETVAAAQEVEIPAGSVPAPASSEGAATEKSSRTRGGASQGPAGEVSERRAGGQQAARASAGPLYWFFQKAEDLPLVSAVNRRLKDLRAHQADLRTRERESHATRRSKVDDARRRGAQREMEPEAFLADGDGQSGAGLSEESGDNSVGPPSSSLEARLSAELNAARLLDFSLSHVTLASLLQPQTSRRRGPLAAPSRLAETLGTVSAGSGAQRARHGGTRTEGPEAIADGAVGDAAGAQAAAPDEEGEEEAQQREEEEVLLSEVARYLYVANPSAFPPPCTEEGRVSRHSGVQSSEKEDAISSGVSPSSTPSARVCFDAASLFTASLARRLLIPSRALRSSVSVDHVLQSLAFYHLSEMPIVSPPHLLSHRLSLAPASFLFRAPQGAEQGASLVGYGHATGGGQGRCAVNGGASSTAENACRAGSQGEAAALGGDAPSGSPSPSGGGGAGEEGDATLAGNDVSVQTLVDRTSNYLYVFVLYAKDPVYPSPRSAFSPSPGEQLPLRYRTRLVVYRRSLSDLLQASLLSPALRRGLYGQLVRMYPYRHLPALVGPVLLSALVASFSAHDRTHAASAASPEEAEEGDAPTQGRSRDARPVSEAPAPSGAEEAAASPSLIHVEMPSRTSVRFHASASRGSGAFRADAERQGPAGSRSPPSSFSAPPRRSPPAAAPLSDLPPAGLFSEATTTEAEALRALEGFERIALSAALAAGADGGGVEGEDDARLRRGGKAATAARLLSPRAVPLRFEVAAAAVERLTQHSKSHAAEDLAAAAESAAEEKAEDPIGGDVMRAEAASLESASSAPSSASPAASSGAGSPSAQAAASSPASAALRARLSAHLFSSPRSVASLARSRQELEDAVEVLLSPTKALSLLAVVRVPLTLSQITAELVAAYVGSLVLSVLEGTRCATSLWKLLEACLQDQRALYRSLHSPSFSKHPWVNVLPLYDALHSHYGALPDAARAAEAAEDAEAADVRGGADEAAERRQAREGRRAALTPWAVVRLGFSMALDTVRTLWRQQTLLLWQAVCALMAPSQALAEEAEDAEAASSPLQAPSSRSQGSGASARPPRTSPRTSRPSSSAALELSPEHVLVVTAETGARAAASAAAAAARARVSPSRGGKRRPLAGRQDQSAPQPLAPLRVSRRLSQISEVLSARQAAEDDPPPWRVFREAPEAPSPFGEGLGSAPADEAGEKGEPGGDEETDLANRVTRRRQGRGGDEARASARRRSLVDASHGPLTDGGDHANAWEELVCLVSSGLRRCNPVAWLLDKFAAEETEADRGGEEEEDSEEERGMRSEGRGPDAVAADEDIRGGPSGRHGDSKQPLSAETRLAEGDREANEQNADTLQDASSGSVASGTGGDAEASARAADSSADPVALLLSLLSPSGQTPAPAAAADDSFSAATPTFVSPSTIAASLRGFQLVRSYVFEGERAWLAVDQETVSAAVVYGQPDGLDVHWKVTFFPRLDRTATRVLTRRRRQLYRSLVRSEMQASRREASRDVVAGAVEDGLEARTAQKTVALGEERPQSRAVDDTEKDEGGGKEKGRFELTASSGKGSEGLPASARGEDVLGVHTPDRATALSLLIGPEMRDEDEENEGKEGETTAPSVEEVVVEDAPFLRHSSQGVSPDPRGKATAHDSPFVVSASVGRASCLFPFSSELDKSAALNDFEFATFAFRGSAAVETGSLSPAGLAFTRAGDKYLFRHSASLATLLASLSPPSSSSQGPAAPAAATPELASSNSAAVAPETAAQHLEEFVGPRVRQKENLGEVVLLQHLNASDSEGRAASRDTPALPRVLAMVAHSTDRAVRYRVFQHSSVLVPASSPSCPSRANLLPQGAPQACPERPLGTGLRRTGAAGGQQIAAQEAGEEETCVGWTVGRKAGTDHVVRVFHPGGDGDLGDDGGGRAGADGGGSSASSASHGVYEFVRRPLWTATADRRSFAFGYLLKLQALRTFRRFPPFFASPAARKEEERRRLLEEAALAAEEDRINRDLRSLDGPWRIGTFVGGSRDSSPADRRRRSGAESPAALEDELKDFAASEIFRDFWAYAPSFRLLAINEDGSCIAGVSGALGLFVQIQGSTTAVGEEAGAGPSGSGPWGEQGLRELGASEGGELQEGRGRQSHLPFSARNSKTPAAVVREVDVAAALAQAGGRESVDARHIVGISFFPLHRFVAALDPNVVRPDLSAPGGVLLVVLLDDGRLLLLYVPPEVSVAYPSRPFFHQLLFSVSWNNLAILLYLVLLLLFHFRGQQMLAVDPALTAGGAQTPLQFLRLFLSVFRLVLSLLMFPFVSLILAAARSLRLAVAALFSLGALLRLLAGATVQPPPTVAPPGNADARRPAAATRQPRSGAAETPAAREDRGRGAQETGAASAGAAARREGERRVGDGGAGGDAGLRRRRHAGEGSGNADPRESENVALASSSLSSHVVAVAPADREQPSSSSVYPPISTPSLSPAGVLWGVEERLSQRGDAAPALVRSPAAASAAEAMAVADEGSKSRSRRRTSSLPPAAAAQAAHGNVAAPLESAPLPTASQSSVSSSSLEAGRGCDGARATASSPRPDGRAARRALLAEAALKRLTRQEPSGSE